The nucleotide window TCTTTTGGGATGCAAAAAGTAGAGGAAATTTCACTCCTTTAGTTGCACAAGGTAGAGATAGATCGCACTTTGAAAAGACTAGATTAGTCACAAAAGCAACCCAAACCATTGGAAGTTTGGAAGAGGCCACAATATTTACGGATGACGCCTTCAAAAATCGTCTCCTTGGAGAGGCTAGAATGGCTAGAGGATGGACCATGTATTTTATGCTTCAGCTATATGGTCCTGTGCCAGTAATTACAGATCCTTCATTGGTTGGAAATATTGAGGCAGAGTCTGATTTAACAAGACCATCTAGAGAGGTGTACGTTTCACAAGTCGTGGCAGATTTACGTTTTGCTGCTGATAATCTTCCTCAGAACCCTTCTGAATATGGAAGGTTCAATAAAGGCCACGCTTTGGTAGTCTTAATGAGATTGTACTTAAATGAGAAAAACTTTCAAATGGCAGAATCCGTTGGAAGAGAGATTCAAGGTTTAGGCTATAGTTTGGTTGATGATTATACCAGTCTATTTAGAGAGGCAACAGAAAGAAATTCTGAAACTATTTTCGCAATTTCATGTGACCCAACATCTCAGGGCAGACAAACAGATGGCAATTTTAACCCATTCAGTTATTATACACATCCAACAGATTTTCCTGTAAAACCAGGATGGGCTTGGCCAGGTGTATATACAGCAACTTGGGAATTTTATGATACGTTTGATCCAAATGATGAGAGAAGATCATTTTTAGTAGACACTTATAGCCCTCCTGGTTACACAATGGATCGTTCTAACATGGCCGGGCCCGTAATAAATAAATATCCTGCTGAAGGACCAAATGCTTACCAAGGAAATGACGTTGTTATTTCAAGGTATGGAGATGTGTTGTTAATGTTAGCCGAAGCAATAAATGAAAACAATGGCGGTCCTACACAAGAAGCAATAGATTTGGTTAATGAAATTCGTTTAAGAGCAAATATACAACCCTTGAGTAGTGAAGACACTGCATCCAAAAGCGCATTTAACGATGCTATCCTAAGAGAAAGAAGCTGGGAGCTTTATTTTGAAGGATTTAGACTTCTTGATTTAAGGAGGCATGGTAAATGGCCATCTGCTCTACAAAGTATTTCAGGAAAAAATCCAGGCCCATCAATTTATCCAATACCCCAATTTGCATTGGATGATGGAGCCACCCAAAATGACGGTTATTAATCAAGACAGAGAGAATCCTGTCCTTAAAGTTTGAATAACTTTTTGAATTGAGACTCTCTGAAATTTTAAAATTGGCATTAGTTAGCCTATTGAGTTAGTAGTTGATTTTCTTCGAAGGAGTTTCGAGCCAAACTCCTTTGAAGAAATTTTTAAAATTGGTATCACTTTACCATATGGACGTCCTCATATTATCAGATGTGTTTAATCTGTGTAATCTCTATTACGAAGTCCGATACATTCCTTTAAAGCATAAAAATTTATTTCATAATGTCCTTAAATACAACCCTCAAATATTCCCTTTTTTCGGTATGTCTGTTTTTTCAATTTTTAACCTTGGCACAGAATAGCGAAAAAGTATATGTTGAAGACAATATTATAAAATGGTCAGATTCTAACTCTCCCTTGTCTTTATTCGGGGCAAATTATTGCCTGCCATCAGCATGTGATTATAGGGCCGCCAGTTACTATTCTAAAGATTTAAAAGGAGAAATTGTAAAGGATATGTCTCATTTTGTAAGAATGGGGTGGGATGGTCTTAGATTAGGCTTTTGGGGAGATTTTGAGAATACAGACTTTTCAGGAAATTTAATAAACAATGTGCATTTAGATTTATTAGACTATTTAATTTATCAAGCAGATAAAAGAGATATTAAAATGTTGTTGAGTCCAATAATAACTTATAGTTCTCAATGGCCAGATGCAATGGAACAAGAGGCAATAGGATTTTCAACGCATTTCAAAAAAAGTGAGTTAGGGACTAATCCACTAGCGATAGATGCTCAAAAAAATTATCTAACTCAACTTTTAAACCACATAAATCCTTACACAAAAAGGGCTATTAAGGATGAGCCAAATATTCTATTTATTGAAATGATTAATGAACCTTGGCATCATTCCGACGATTTAATCGGCTCTGTTAATTATATAAATTCTTTAGTTGATGCGGTAAGAAAAACGGGTTGTGAAAAAATACTTTTTCATAATGTTAGTCAAGATTTTAATATCTCTGAGGCATTATCCCAATCCGACATTGACGGTGTAACCTTTGCTTGGTATCCTACCGGACTGGTATCAAATCAAACTTTAAAAGCAAACTACTTACCCACCGTAGATAACTATGACCTTATGATTAAAAGCGAATTGAAAAGCTTACCTCGCATAGTTTATGAGTTTGATCAACCAGATGCATTATCACCAACGATGTATCCTGCAATGATTAGAACGTTTAGGTCTGTTGGTGCTCAGTTTGCTGCGATTTTTTCTTATGATATGCTTGTAAGTGCAAAAGCAAATTTGGGATGGCAGACGCACTTCATTAACCTGGTATATACACCACAAAAAGCTGTAAGTTCGATTATTGCGGCTGAGGCTATGCGGAAGTTGCCCTTGTATAAAAAGTATGGAAATTATCCCGCCAATACTAACTTTGATGATTTTAGAATCTCACATGAAGAGTGTTTAAGCGAATATGTTTCTGATACTAAATTTTTATATGCCGGAAATACAAAATCAGTACCACCGAAGCCTAATGAACTTAAGAAAATTATTGGGTTTGGTTCATCCCCAATAGTTAAATACACGGGTGAGGGATCTTATTTTATAGAAAAAATTAAAAGTGGAGTTTGGCGCTTAGAGATTTATCCCGATGCTGTTCTTACAAAAGATCCATTTAAGAAGATGAGTCCAGATAAAATTGTATCAAGGCTATTATACAAAAACCATTCGATGGAAATTAATTTGCCTGATTTAGGAAAGGAATTTTCTGTTATTGGTGTTAATGAAGGAAATGACTTTGAGGGCTCCACATATACCGGAAAGGTGTTATTGTCACCAGGGATATATACAATAACTAAACAAGGAATAAAAATAATTGATGTTCCTGTAGAGAAAATAGATGGGATTCCGTACAGACAATTTATTGTTCCTGCTCAAGAGAATCTTGCCTTAGAAATAGTTCATTCGCCCTCTAGAGCTGTATATTCAAGTAAGCCGTTAGGGATAACAGCTAAGATTGTAGACGATGAAAAAATAGACAGTGTAAATGTATACTTTAGGCCAAAAGGATCTTGGTTTAGATCTTTCAAAATGGAGGCAAAAAATAATTACGATTATGAAGTTGAGATACCTAAGGATGTAACATCTTCTGGATATTATGATTATGTAATTTCAGTGTTTCAAGGTAATAACGTCACCACGTTCCCCTCAGAATTAAATAAAACGCCTAGGGATTGGGATTTTTATAGTGATAAAACCTATGAATTAGAAGTCATTGACGAAAAACAACCTTTATCAATCTTTTCTCCTAAGGGTGATTTAACAAAATTAACTTTTACACGTATTGGAGATGATATCCGTTCTGGCATTTTCACACTGTCCTCGAGTGAAAAAGACATTAACGGTATAATAAAATTGAAAATTCCATTTGATTTGGACAAGAACTTGGAAGATTATTCCTTCTCCCTATATGTGGGGGATCAAATAAAGAATTTAACTTCAAGTAATAAAATTAAAGGTCTTTCAGTGAACGGCATGGGTAAAGGAAACGCTTATGTAACTTTGATTGAATCTGATGGAACCCCTTGGACGGCTAAAATCCCAATCAATAGTGAATGGGAATCTAAAAAGATATTGTTATCGGACTTTAAGATGGGTAAAGGTATTATGTTGCCTCAAGGATTTCCAGGAAATTGGAATTACTGGTTGAATCCTTCCGACAACCGAAATTCAAAAATGGATACGGTTAATATGGAGAAGGTTGAGAAACTTCAAATTTCAATAAGGCCTGATAAAAACAAGAACGGTCAGGTAGAAATTGGAAGTATTTCTGTTATTTATTAAAATACTTATTTGAGAAATAATGATTAAACAAAAGGCATTAATAACCCTGGTTTTAGGGCAGCTTATATTTGGGATAACTTTTTCGCAAAATGAATATTCAATTAATATTAATGTTCCCGAAAAGAAGATTACCAAAGGCCATTTAGATCTTGGGGGTTCCAATCCATCAGGAAAGGAAATTGAGGTAAATAGTTATTACCTAACTCTGGATAAAAAACCATTTATTCCTGTCCTCGGGGAATTCCATTATTCAAGGTACCCTTCAGAGTACTGGGATGAATCAATCAAAAAAATGAAAGCAGGAGGCATTAATGTAATTGCCACTTATGTGTTTTGGAATATCCATGAACGGAATGAAGGGGAATTTGATTGGTCTGGTGATTTGAATCTTAGACATTTTGCAGAACTATGTGCAAAGAATGATATATTCTTAATTGTAAGATTGGGTCCTTTCTGCCATGGAGAAATGCGAAATGGTGGAGTACCTGACTGGATGTATGGTAGAACATTTGAAATTAGATCTAATAATAGCCAATATATAGCCTATGTGGACCGACTATATGATCAAATAGGCAATCAATGTAGGGGTCTGTTATTCAAGGATGGAGGACCAATTATTGGGGTGCAAGTTGAAAACGAATTTCAGCACTCTGCAGCGCCTTGGGAAATTACGTACCCTGGTGCTCGCAAGGAATATACAGTTGCAGAAATTAATGAAGGTGTAACCCACGAACAGATTTCTGATACAGACGGTATAAATCCACAAGCCGAGGAGGGCAAAAAACACATGGCAATTCTCAAAGAATTGGCTATTAAACATGGTATGGATGTTCCTATTTATACCGCTACTGGATGGGGAAATGCAGCTATTGTAGAAAAGGGAAGTATCCCCGTTACGGCTGGATATGTTTATCCATTTTGGTCCGACCCTTCACCTTCATCCTTTTATTTATTCAAGGATATTCACAAAAATCCTGATTATTCACCTATTAGTTATGAGGCTGAACTCTATCCTTCAATTCCGGCCGAAATTGGCCCCGGTATTCAGGTGATATATGGAAGAAGACCAGTAGTAGACCCTGTTAGTGTTTTACCGCTAATGGTAAGGATCATCGGAAGTGGTTCTAATGGTATTGGTTATTATATGTATCACGGTGGTTCTACTCCAGTTTTTGATGGCAAGTTCTACAATGAAGAAGTAAATGGCATCCCAAAAGTTAATTATGATTTTCAAGCGCCAATTGGGCAATATGGGCAAACTCGTCATCACTATAAAAGCCTTAAAACCTTGCATATGTTTTTGGATGCTTATGGTGATAGACTTGCGCCTATGAAAACGGTCCTCCCAGAGACAAATAAACAAACATCACCAGAAAAAACAGATATATTGCGATATGCAGTGCGATCATTTGAGGACAGTGGATTTCTATTTATGGTTAACTTCCAGGACCATTTGGCATATTCTGATATAGAAGATACTAGTATCAATGTAAAGACAGCAAGTTCAGAAGTTAGATTCCCTAGCAATGGAACATTTGATTTGAAAAAAGCAACAAGTGCTATTTTTCCTTTTAATCTTAAACTTGGAAAGACCCAGATAAAGTCTGCCACAGTACAACCCCTCACCATTTTAAATGGTGGTAATAAAAATCATTATGTATTTTACTCAATTGAAGGAATTATTCCAGAATTCGTCCTTCATGGAGATTCTAAAATTGCTGATCTTAAAGGGGCACGAAAAACTTCAAGTAAAGGTTTAACTGTCATTAAAGGGGATTCCAATAAGGTGTTTTCATTTCAAAGTGGAAACGATCAATTTTTGGTTATTCCATACGAAATGGCCTTGAATTCAAACAAAATTGGGGAACAATTGATATTCTCATCCGGCACATTAACAAATGAATCCGATTTAATAAACTTAGTTACTCGAGAGGCGGTTGTCGATCTAAATATTTACCCTTCTAATGTTAATGCCCCCAAAGTAAGCAATGCCACGGTACAAAAATTAAAAGCCGAATTTCCAGGAATGGACAGCTATAATATTACATTCAAAGTTCCCGAGCCTCTGCTAGAAATTGAAAAGGCAACAGAAAGAAAGTATTCGGTTAAAGTAAAAGGGGGACTCAACGGGTTGAATGACGTCTTTTTACAGGTAGACTATATTGGCGATAGAGGTATGGCCTTCATTGATGGACTTTTGGCAACAGATCATTTCTATCATGAAAAAAAATGGGAAATTGGGATGAAATCATTTATCCCAAAATTAAAAAATAAGGAAATGGTGCTTATTTTTCATCCTCTGTATGACAACCAGGAATGTCTAATATTTTTTGAAAATGTTCCCAAGTTTGAAAATGGTAAGTATTTGGAAATAAAAAGTATTAAGGCTGTTAATGAATATAAAGCAATCCTAAGCTTTAATTAAAATTGAAATGAATAGGCTTCAATACCTAGTTGTTACAACTCTGTTCCTGTTTTCTTGCGGAGCAGATGATAATGGCTCTGTGCAGCCAGAACCTGAACCAGATACTGGACTTATAAAAAACAGCAGTTTCGAGGCCTTGGGTTCTGTAGATAACTTTTCCTCTTGGCAAACTGAATATGACGATAGTTCTGAGTTGGTTCAAAACTCTGGTTATTTTAGTAATAAGTCCTTGCTACATAAAAGTTCGTCTTTATATAAAGTATACTCATATCAGGAAATTCCGAATTTGCCCAATGGTATCTACAAGTTAACCGTTTGGGTTAAAAATAGTGGTGGTCAAAATGCATGTTATATTAATGCTAAGAACTATGGAGGTATCGAGAGGATGACCAGCTTACCTGTTTCGCAAAATGATTGGACACAGGTTATAATAAGAGGGATTGAGGTTACAGAAGGGGCTTTAACAATAGGGCTTTATTCCGAAGCTTTACCTAATAATTGGTGTGCTGTAGACAATTGGGAATTGGTTAAGGATGGTATTGAATATAACTTTTTAAAAGGCGGTGACCTCTCTGAATTAAGTTATATTGAAAGTAAAGGAGGATTGTTTTATGAAAATGGACAGCAAAAAGATTGCTTTGAAATTCTCAAAAATAATGGGGTTAATTTAGCAAGACTTCGCTTATATAATGATCCTGGCAATCCAAATTTTACACCCTCAAATAGGTTGCCAGCCGGTTTTCAAAATCCAGAAGATATTTTGTCACTTGCAGCTCGAGCAAAGGTTGCAGGGATGCAAATTCTTTTAACCTTTCATTACAGTGATTACTGGACTAATGGTGGTACTCAGAACAAGCCTCATGAGTGGGAAGGTTTAAGTTATGATGATTTAAAAACTGCTGTTTACAACTTTACTCTTGATTTTATGACTCAGATGAAAAATCAAGGAACATCTCCAGAATTTGTGTCCTTAGGCAATGAAACGGCAGGTGGATTTTTATTTCCAGATGGGGGTTATGAAAATTTTAATAAAATGGCAGATCTTTTTAATGAAGGGTATAATGCCGTTAAAGAAGTATCTACTAATACTAAGGTTATCATTCATTTGGATGATGCTGGTAATCGTGATAAATATGATTGGTTTTTTGGTGAGTTGTCTGCAGCTGGTGGAAAATTTGACATTATAGGAGCTTCCTATTATCCTTTTTGGACTGATAGAACTGTTGAACAAATTAAAGAGTGGGCAAATTATCAATCCTTTAGTTTAGGTAAAGATATTTTGATAATGGAGACAGGTTACAATTGGAATCCAACCCTACCTTCCGGTTGGGCAGGCCAATTATCCGATAATGGACCATATGAAAATATTTATCCAAGCTCCCGTGAGGGGCAGAAAAACTTTTTGTATGAATGTTTTAATGGTTTAAAAAATGTGGACAATGGTCGAGTAATTGGAGATGTATATTGGGATCCTGTAATGATCGAAGTCCATGGAGTAGGATGGGAATTAGATGCTCCTAATGTTGTTTCAAATACCACGTTATTTGATTTTCAAGGCAATGTTTTGCCGGCTTTTAAAGCTTTTAAATACAATAATTGATAATGAAGCAAACAGTTAAGATTCTTTTTCTTTCTATTTTGGTGCTTAACTCATTTGTCCTTTCTGCGCAAGTAATTAATATAAATTTGGAACCGCTGCCTGATGTAAACTATGATCATTTGAGTCGGATTGATACTATTGTCAATAATTACATAGGTAAAGAGTACTCCAATGGAGTTGTTACTCTCGTTGTGAAGGATAATCAACTTGTATATTGGAAAGGTTATGGTTTTCTTGATAAGGACAGTAGCAAACCAATGCCTAAGGATGCCATATTTAGGATCATGAGCCAAACAAAGGCCATTACAAGCGTTGGCATTATGATACTTTATGAGCAGGGAAAGATATATTTGGACGAGCCAATCGGTAATTTCATACCAGAATTTAAAAATCAGCAAGTGCTAGATCAATTTAATGAGGCTGATTCAACCTACACAACCATACCAGCAAAAAGGAATGTCACTTTCAGAGATCTCCTTACACATAGTTCAGGAATTGATTATGCAGGGATTGGTTCGCCAATAGCTAATGCAATTTATGGAAAAGCCAAAATTCCCTCGGGTCTTGGAAACTTCAATGCAAGTTTATTGCAGAAGATGAAAGCATTGGGTAAACTTCCCTTACTGTTTCAACCCGGTGAAAAATTTAGATACGGCCTAAATACCGATTTGCTTGGGTGTCTAATAGAAGTAATTAGCGGGAAAACATTAGATGAATTTTTCAGGCAACATATATTTAATCCGCTCGGGATGAAGGATACATACTATAATTTGCCTCAATCCAAAGCAAGTAGGTTAACTACGGTTTATACTGAAGATTCACTTCAAAATATAATTAAATGGAGAAAGGGGTTTAATAATATAGATCCGGATTACCCCCTAATACCTAAGAGCTATTTTTCGGGAGGTGCAGGTCTTAGTTCTACAGCAATGGATTATGCTATTTTTTTGCAGATGTTACTAAATGGAGGAATTTACAATGACCATCGAATTCTATCTCCCAGGTCGGTAGAATTAATGACCAATAATCAACTCGAATACAGCTATAATGGTGTTGATAATTTCGGACTCGGATTTGCATTAACAAGTTCAATATCTGCATCCAAAAACGCTAGAAATAAAGATTCCTATAGTTGGGGAGGTTATTTGGGCACTACATATTGGGTTGATCCAAAAGAAAATCTTGTTTGTTTAATAATGACGCAACACACACCCAATAGTCATTGGGAATTGTTTACTAAAATTGAAAATATAATCTACTCCAGCATTAACTAACATGTTTGGCCCAAAATTATTTACGTGTTTTTTGGTTATTTCGTTTTTTGTCAATACTCAATCAGTTGCTCAGCAATCAAAAGACAAACAGAATGAGGGTGAATTCAAGATTGTCAATTGCTCACATTCAGGAGTTTCCGCCGATTACTCTAAACCCCTATCAATAACTTTTAATCAGCCTGTAGATAAGAGCTCTTTAAATGAAATTATAGTTACTTCAGGCGGTTCATCAAGACAACCTATTGGTGGGAATTTTCAAATTTTAAGAGGGATTTGGATTGTTTCCCAAGACGCCAAAATTATTACGTTTAGACCATCAAAAGATTTTGTTGGTGGTATGTTAATTTCAATCACATTAACTGAAAAATTCAGAAGTTTAGAGGGAAACCATTTCAAAAATGGTAAGGATATTATAAGCTTCATTACGGATAATGGAAATGAATTTGGAATAGATACTATTACAATTGACACATTAAAAATAGAAGATGGTAATGTGATTCCCCTTATCATTAGTTTACCAAAGAATGCGAATAAAATTCCTGTATTAATTTTTGTTCATGGAGGCGGATGGACTGGCGGTACCGCTACGCAATCATTTGCAGCCCTTCCAACCGGTCATGCTTCAACTTATCTAACCAATAAATTGGGAGTTACCGTTGTGGGGGTAGCCTATCGGTGTAAAGGTTCAAATGGAAATTTCACAAAGGCAAAACAAGACGTTGAAGATGCTATCCAATTTATAAAAACGAATGCAAAGAAATACAATCTTGACACATCTCGTATGGGTTTGAGCGGAGAATCCGCAGGAGCACCATTGTCCGCCCTTATTGCGCAAGAGGATCCAGACATTAAATACTATATTGGTATTAATGGTATTTATGATTTTGAAAATAACAATATTGGGCAATTTGGTCCTGGAAATGATTTTGGCCAACAAATTCCATCTACAACTGCGAACTCCGCTATATCTCACATAAGACCCAATCCTCCAACAACCATGCTAATACATGGAAATAAAGACATAACTATTAGCCATATACAAAGCGAAAAATTTAATCAGGCGGTTATTTCTGTTGGTGGACAATCTGAAATTAGAATATATGATGGTCAGCCACACTGGGAGTTTTATATGCCTGGTGGTAAATACGAAATATCAACGTTGTACCAGATAAAAGAATTTTTAATAAAAGTTATGGGACTTGACGTAGATTAGGCAGGTGGTAATTATAAAATTTTATTAATTAAACCTGCATGGAATTCTTCAAATACAACCTAATTATCAGCCCATTGGTTAAATATTTTTACGATATTCCTTTGGTGAGATCCCCATATATTTTTTGAAAACTCTTGAAAAATAAAACTGGTCTTGAAACCCCAACAAAAAACTAATTTCTTTTATGCTATAATCGGTATAATTCATGTATTCGCAAGCCTTCTGTATTTTTTTTAGATTGAAAAAGTGATGCAAAGAATAGCCTGTGCTTTTTTTGAAAACACTAAATAAATAAGACGGGGAGTAGTTAAATTCATTTGCCAATTCTTCGGTTTTGAATGTTTTATCCAAATTTTCATTCAAAAAGGTTTTAATTGAATTAACCAAATCTTTACTGTTCGCTGTATTGGTATGTTTATTTATATCATGATAAATAAAGGAACTTATAAAACTCTGACTTAAAATATTAGCAAACTCCAATTCGTATTCAGCATAACCACCATTAAAAATTTCAAATATTTGCTCAAATAACTTAATGACCGTGTTATCGTATGGCACAGTATCAGTTATTGTATCATTTAATATATGTCTTTGAAATAATTCATTTACCGAGGTTCCATCGAAATGCATCCAATAAATGCTCCATGGATTATTGTTTTCTGCACCGTAAGCATGGCGCGTATTTTTTGGTATAATAAAATATGCATTAGGCTTTATTTTAATCTTTTTTTTATTGTAGGATAACCATCCCTCCCCTTCAACACAATAAATAAAGATATATTCCTTTGAACCCTTAATTCGCTCCCTGAAATGGTGATTCGCATTGGGATAATAGCCTAAATCTGTGACAAAGAATTTTTTAGTAATGGGGTTCTCATTGAGCTTTTTTCTAACTTGATTTGGCAAAACAATCATTCGTTGCCCCATAAAACCCTCCTTGATAGTCAAATCGTCCATGTTTATCTTGATTTTGTCTATTGCAACAGTTAACTGTTAGTTATATTTTGGATTTAAATTTATGGACAAAATTTCAACATACTCCACTTTACAGAATAATAATAGCAATACATTAAACAATGTCAAAGTGTTTAAGAAAAAAATGATTTTCAAGGCCCTTGTTGTTAATTGTAACATTGATAGGATTGTACATAACTAAAAGAGAAAAAATTTGATGCAAATAACTACACCCATTACGGAATTAATTTTTTTGAATTTTAAAATTATTTTAACCTAATTCAATGAATTCAAAGTTGACAACTAAGTTTAATTTTCCCTTTCTGATTTTCTTGGCTTTAGTTTCTGCCATGGGAGGTTTTCTGTTTGGGTACGATTGGGTGGTAATTGGAGGTGCAAAACCTTTTTATGAGCTTTATTTTGAAATCAATAATATGCCTGCCCTACAAGGATGGGCAATGAGCAGTGCTCTGGTCGGATGTATTTTAGGAGCAGTTCTTTCTGGAGTTGTGGCTGATCGTTATGGAAGAAAGATCCCACTTATTCTATCCGCTTTTCTCTTTATTTTTTCAGCGTTCGGAACCGGTTATGCCGATAGCTTTACGCCCTTTATAATTTACAGATTAATAGGGGGGTTAGGCATAGGATTGGCATCCACGCTTTCTCCAATGTATATTGCGGAAATTGCTCCCACAAAATATCGTGGACAGTTTGTTGCTATAAACCAATTGACCATAGTAATTGGTATTCTTGCGGCTCAATCAGCGAACTATTTTATCGCTGAAACCATTCCAGAAGGAATGACCCCTGCCGAAATATTGGCTTCATGGAATGGTCAGACTGGATGGCGTTGGATGTTTTGGGCTGAATTAATACCCGCTATACTCTTCTTCGTCCTAATGTTTTTTGTCCCAAAAAGCCCTCGTTTTCTTGCTAAAATAAACCAGGATAATGCAGCCCT belongs to Aegicerativicinus sediminis and includes:
- a CDS encoding alpha/beta hydrolase fold domain-containing protein; its protein translation is MFGPKLFTCFLVISFFVNTQSVAQQSKDKQNEGEFKIVNCSHSGVSADYSKPLSITFNQPVDKSSLNEIIVTSGGSSRQPIGGNFQILRGIWIVSQDAKIITFRPSKDFVGGMLISITLTEKFRSLEGNHFKNGKDIISFITDNGNEFGIDTITIDTLKIEDGNVIPLIISLPKNANKIPVLIFVHGGGWTGGTATQSFAALPTGHASTYLTNKLGVTVVGVAYRCKGSNGNFTKAKQDVEDAIQFIKTNAKKYNLDTSRMGLSGESAGAPLSALIAQEDPDIKYYIGINGIYDFENNNIGQFGPGNDFGQQIPSTTANSAISHIRPNPPTTMLIHGNKDITISHIQSEKFNQAVISVGGQSEIRIYDGQPHWEFYMPGGKYEISTLYQIKEFLIKVMGLDVD
- a CDS encoding AraC family transcriptional regulator, with the translated sequence MDDLTIKEGFMGQRMIVLPNQVRKKLNENPITKKFFVTDLGYYPNANHHFRERIKGSKEYIFIYCVEGEGWLSYNKKKIKIKPNAYFIIPKNTRHAYGAENNNPWSIYWMHFDGTSVNELFQRHILNDTITDTVPYDNTVIKLFEQIFEIFNGGYAEYELEFANILSQSFISSFIYHDINKHTNTANSKDLVNSIKTFLNENLDKTFKTEELANEFNYSPSYLFSVFKKSTGYSLHHFFNLKKIQKACEYMNYTDYSIKEISFLLGFQDQFYFSRVFKKYMGISPKEYRKNI